A DNA window from Lagenorhynchus albirostris chromosome 5, mLagAlb1.1, whole genome shotgun sequence contains the following coding sequences:
- the ST3GAL6 gene encoding type 2 lactosamine alpha-2,3-sialyltransferase isoform X2: MNNGPILGHEEEVGRRTTFRLFYPESVFSDPNHNDPNTTVILTVFKPLDLKWLWELLTGGKINTNGFWKKPALNLIYKPYQIRILDPFIIRTATYELLHFPKVFPKNQKPKHPTTGIIAITLAFHICHEVHLAGFKYNFSDLKSPLHYFGNATMSLMNKNAYHNVTAEQLFLKDIIEKNFVIDLTQD; encoded by the exons ATGAATAATGGTCCTATTTTAGGACATGAAGAGGAAGTTGGGAGAAGGACTACCTTCCGACTTTTTTATCCAGAATCTGTTTTTTCAGATCCCAATCACAATGATCCTAATACTACGGTGATTCTCACTGTTTTTAAGCCGCTTGATTTAAAGTGGCTGTGGGAATTGTTGACAGGTGGCAAAATA AACACTAATGGTTTTTGGAAGAAACCAGCATTAAATCTGATCTATAAACCGTATCAAATCAGAATATTAGATCCTTTCATTATCAGAACAGCAACTTATGAACTGCTTCATTTCCCAAAAGTGTTTCCCAAAAATCAG AAACCCAAACACCCAACAACAGGAATTATTGCCATTACGTTGGCATTTCACATATGTCATGAAGTTCACCTTGCTGGTTTTAAGTACAACTTTTCTGACCTCAAGAGTCCTTTACACTACTTTGGGAATGCCACCATGTCTTTGAtgaataag aatgCGTATCACAATGTGACTGCAGAGCAGCTCTTTTTGAAGGACATTATAGAAAAAAACTTTGTAATCGACTTGACTCAAGATTGA